Proteins co-encoded in one Kribbella solani genomic window:
- a CDS encoding antibiotic biosynthesis monooxygenase: MFVVIRFRVAEAEQGGFSERVRAAVEVLSRQKGFVSARVGRNVDDPELLALTLEFENVGSYRRALSPYDVKLAAVPLLSQALDEPTAYEDLLM, translated from the coding sequence GTGTTCGTGGTGATCAGGTTCCGGGTGGCTGAGGCCGAGCAGGGTGGGTTTTCGGAGCGGGTTCGGGCCGCGGTCGAGGTGTTGTCGCGGCAGAAGGGGTTTGTTTCGGCGCGGGTCGGGCGGAACGTGGACGACCCGGAGTTGCTGGCGTTGACGCTGGAATTCGAGAACGTCGGGAGTTACCGGCGGGCGCTGTCGCCCTACGACGTGAAGCTCGCCGCCGTACCGCTGCTGTCGCAGGCGCTCGACGAGCCGACCGCATACGAAGATTTGCTGATGTAG
- a CDS encoding DUF6703 family protein, protein MSSPSGQSVSGLRQRVTKVSYPYVAKLHGAPKLTLPGITLVLALAGVFAPVAVGVPALVLLALLLGWLAFLSWPAVTTGPRFLRLFSILVILLFGVSRIANG, encoded by the coding sequence ATGAGTTCCCCCAGTGGTCAGTCGGTGAGTGGGTTGCGGCAGCGGGTCACGAAGGTGAGTTACCCGTATGTGGCGAAGCTGCATGGTGCGCCGAAGTTGACGTTGCCGGGGATCACCTTGGTGCTGGCGCTGGCCGGAGTGTTCGCTCCGGTGGCGGTCGGGGTGCCGGCGCTGGTGTTGCTGGCGTTGCTGCTCGGGTGGCTGGCGTTCCTGTCCTGGCCGGCGGTGACCACCGGGCCGCGGTTCCTGCGGCTGTTCTCGATCCTGGTGATCCTGCTGTTCGGAGTCTCCCGAATCGCCAACGGCTGA
- the eboE gene encoding metabolite traffic protein EboE, protein MRFRHRDGSIVHLGYCTTAHPAAELDGLIDGLDNCAGAVRKALRVPVLGVGLWFPSRLADRLANSPSSLSKLRRSLHRNRLEVVTLNGTPHELYTEKVVGTKLYCPDWTDPERLRYTLDLIDVLADLLPTDVPYGSISTVPLAWRMPWSRTRSRAAREAFDRVEQHLARTESRTGRTIRLAVETEPGCVLEMVGQAAAWLDRYSSSDSGASRIGLGLDACHLAVQFEEPDEAFELLWRAGVDVVKGQLSVAPTLVDPGDASARYMLGQLGTGKYLRQVREWGGPGVDDIEQSWELSGHAAWRMHAHLAAHAAPPAPLSTTTGVLNDCLTRLVGGGHPLTHHLESEVYVWPRAPKSQQSLAKRITKELAWLRDRLTALGLQEVH, encoded by the coding sequence ATGAGGTTTCGTCATCGGGACGGTTCGATCGTCCATCTCGGCTACTGCACGACCGCGCATCCGGCGGCCGAACTCGACGGGCTGATCGACGGGCTCGACAACTGCGCCGGAGCAGTCCGCAAAGCACTTCGCGTACCGGTGCTCGGCGTCGGACTGTGGTTCCCGAGCCGACTGGCTGATCGGCTGGCCAACTCGCCGTCGTCACTCAGCAAGCTGCGCCGGTCGCTGCACCGCAACCGGTTGGAAGTGGTGACGCTGAACGGCACGCCACATGAGCTTTACACCGAGAAGGTCGTCGGTACGAAGCTGTACTGCCCGGACTGGACCGACCCGGAGCGCCTGCGCTACACGCTCGACCTGATCGACGTACTGGCTGACCTCCTGCCAACAGATGTGCCGTACGGGTCGATCTCCACCGTGCCACTGGCCTGGCGGATGCCCTGGTCGAGGACGCGGAGCCGCGCGGCACGAGAGGCGTTCGACCGGGTCGAGCAGCACCTTGCACGGACCGAGAGCCGTACTGGGCGAACGATCCGGCTCGCGGTGGAAACCGAACCGGGCTGTGTACTCGAAATGGTCGGCCAGGCAGCCGCATGGCTCGACCGCTACTCCAGTTCGGACAGCGGCGCTTCGCGGATCGGTCTGGGGCTGGATGCCTGCCATCTGGCCGTGCAGTTCGAGGAGCCGGACGAGGCGTTCGAGCTGCTCTGGCGGGCTGGAGTGGATGTGGTGAAAGGGCAGTTGTCAGTCGCACCGACGCTGGTGGACCCGGGCGACGCGTCAGCTCGCTACATGCTCGGTCAGCTCGGCACGGGAAAGTACCTGCGCCAAGTACGCGAGTGGGGTGGTCCTGGTGTGGATGACATCGAGCAGTCGTGGGAGTTGTCCGGACACGCTGCTTGGCGGATGCACGCGCACCTGGCCGCACATGCGGCGCCGCCGGCACCGTTGAGTACGACAACCGGCGTACTCAACGACTGCCTGACCAGACTGGTCGGTGGCGGTCATCCGCTCACGCACCACTTGGAGTCCGAGGTGTACGTGTGGCCGCGAGCGCCCAAAAGCCAGCAGTCCTTGGCGAAACGGATCACCAAGGAGCTGGCGTGGCTACGTGACCGGCTGACTGCACTGGGACTGCAGGAGGTGCACTAG
- a CDS encoding dihydrofolate reductase family protein, with the protein MTALYTFDIFCTLDGFGSYDEPGDWGGYWGKQGPEFLDRRLAALSEDQRLVLGANTYRQFVEILGPSPADSAYADPVNTRMMTMPITVVSSTLSAPLTWSNATLESGDAVEIVTRLKQESDVPLRSHGSLSLNRALMSAGLVDRLQVTIFPVLTGRTGADPIFHGAADYDLELIDSRTLDHNIQELIYHPTLHP; encoded by the coding sequence ATGACCGCGCTGTACACCTTCGACATCTTCTGCACGCTGGACGGCTTCGGCTCGTACGACGAGCCCGGTGACTGGGGCGGTTACTGGGGCAAACAGGGCCCCGAGTTCCTCGACCGCCGCCTGGCTGCCCTGTCCGAGGACCAGCGCCTGGTCCTCGGCGCCAACACCTACCGGCAGTTCGTCGAAATCCTCGGCCCGTCGCCGGCGGATTCCGCGTACGCGGACCCGGTCAACACCCGGATGATGACGATGCCGATCACCGTCGTCTCCAGTACGTTGTCAGCCCCACTGACCTGGTCGAACGCCACGCTCGAGTCCGGCGACGCGGTGGAGATCGTCACCCGCCTGAAGCAGGAATCCGACGTCCCGCTCCGCTCCCACGGCAGCCTGTCCCTGAACCGCGCCCTGATGTCCGCGGGCCTCGTCGACCGCCTCCAGGTCACCATCTTCCCGGTCCTCACCGGCCGCACCGGCGCCGACCCGATCTTCCACGGAGCCGCCGACTACGACCTGGAACTCATCGACTCCCGAACCCTCGACCACAACATCCAAGAACTCATCTACCACCCGACCCTCCACCCCTGA
- the dusB gene encoding tRNA dihydrouridine synthase DusB, with translation MLKLGNLTIDTPVVLAPMAGITNAAYRRLCAEQGAGLYVCEMITSRGIVEGDQKSLDMLTFDARETVRSVQLYGVDPVYIGRAVEILCAAYGVAHIDLNFGCPVPKVTRKGGGAALPWKRNLLGAILRSAVRAAEPYGIPVTMKTRIGIDSSHQTYLDAGRIAEESGAAAIGLHGRTAAQAYSGQADWSTIAELVSQVSIPVLGNGDIWEAGDALRMVAETGCDGVIVGRGCLGRPWLFRDLAVAFGGGEALNLPTLGEVAVVMRRHGELLADLMGEQRGLRDFRKHVPWYLKGFPAGGELRAALGMVDSLARLDELLAELDPAVPFPVAELGAPRGRQGSPRDHIVLPQGWLDDTDGLTADLADAEIGVSGG, from the coding sequence GTGCTCAAGCTTGGCAATCTGACGATCGACACACCGGTGGTGCTGGCGCCGATGGCCGGCATCACCAACGCCGCGTACCGGCGGCTGTGCGCCGAGCAGGGCGCCGGCCTGTACGTGTGCGAGATGATCACGTCCCGCGGGATCGTCGAGGGTGATCAGAAGTCGCTCGACATGCTCACTTTCGACGCGCGCGAGACGGTACGGTCGGTGCAGCTGTACGGCGTCGACCCGGTGTACATCGGGCGGGCCGTAGAGATCCTGTGTGCTGCGTACGGGGTCGCGCACATCGACCTGAACTTCGGCTGCCCGGTGCCGAAGGTGACGCGCAAGGGTGGCGGGGCGGCGCTGCCGTGGAAGCGGAATCTGCTCGGCGCGATCCTGCGCTCGGCGGTGCGGGCGGCGGAGCCGTACGGGATTCCGGTGACGATGAAGACGCGGATCGGGATCGACTCGTCGCACCAGACGTACCTCGACGCGGGCCGGATCGCGGAAGAGTCCGGCGCGGCGGCGATCGGGCTGCACGGGCGTACGGCGGCGCAGGCGTACTCCGGGCAGGCGGACTGGTCGACGATCGCCGAGCTCGTCTCGCAGGTTTCGATTCCGGTGCTCGGGAACGGGGACATCTGGGAGGCGGGCGATGCGCTGCGGATGGTCGCGGAGACCGGCTGCGACGGAGTGATCGTCGGGCGCGGGTGCCTGGGGCGGCCGTGGCTGTTCCGCGATCTCGCGGTCGCGTTCGGTGGGGGCGAGGCGCTGAACCTGCCGACCCTTGGCGAGGTCGCGGTGGTGATGCGGCGGCACGGTGAGCTGCTGGCCGATCTGATGGGGGAGCAGCGCGGGTTGCGCGACTTCCGGAAGCACGTGCCGTGGTACCTGAAGGGGTTCCCGGCCGGCGGTGAGCTTCGCGCCGCGCTGGGCATGGTCGACAGTCTGGCTCGGCTGGACGAGCTGCTTGCCGAGCTGGACCCGGCGGTGCCGTTCCCGGTCGCCGAGCTGGGCGCTCCGCGCGGTCGGCAGGGGAGTCCGCGTGACCACATCGTCCTGCCGCAGGGCTGGCTGGACGACACCGACGGTCTCACCGCCGACCTGGCCGACGCGGAGATCGGCGTGTCCGGCGGCTGA
- a CDS encoding glycine--tRNA ligase — translation MPVETVDAVVSLSKRRGFVYPCGEIYGGTKSAWDYGPLGVELKNNVRTQWWRTMVTGRDDVVGLDSSVILPTQVWEASGHLAEFVDPLTECQSCHKRFRDDHLREDYARRKNKDADDVKLAELACPNCGNKGTFTEPRMFNGLLKTYLGPVESEEGLHYLRPETAQGIFVNFANVMGTARKKPPFGIAQVGKSFRNEITPGNFIFRTREFEQMEMEFFVAPGSDEDWHEYWLKARWDWYTGLGLNPDNMRFYEHPKEKLSHYSKRTVDIEYKFNFGGKEFDELEGIANRTDFDLTTHSKHSGADLSYFDQEKGERWTPYVIEPAAGLTRNVLAFLLDAYTEDEAPNAKGGVDKRTVLRFDPRLAPVKAAVLPLSRNADLSPKARDLAAELRRNWNVDFDDAGAIGRRYRRQDEIGTPYCITVDFDTLEDQAVTIRERDSMKQERVALTEVTGYLAQHLVGC, via the coding sequence GTGCCCGTCGAAACCGTCGATGCCGTCGTCAGCCTCAGCAAGCGGAGAGGCTTCGTGTACCCGTGCGGCGAGATCTACGGCGGTACCAAGTCGGCCTGGGACTACGGCCCGCTCGGCGTCGAGCTGAAGAACAACGTCCGGACCCAGTGGTGGCGCACAATGGTGACCGGCCGCGACGACGTGGTCGGGCTGGACTCGTCGGTGATCCTGCCGACCCAGGTCTGGGAGGCGTCCGGGCACCTGGCCGAATTCGTCGACCCGCTGACCGAGTGCCAGTCCTGCCACAAGCGGTTCCGTGACGACCACCTGCGTGAGGACTACGCCCGCCGGAAGAACAAGGACGCCGACGACGTCAAGCTGGCCGAGCTCGCCTGCCCGAACTGCGGTAACAAGGGCACCTTCACCGAGCCGCGGATGTTCAACGGCCTGCTGAAGACGTACCTCGGCCCGGTCGAGTCCGAGGAGGGCCTGCACTACCTCCGCCCGGAGACCGCGCAGGGCATCTTCGTCAACTTCGCGAACGTGATGGGCACCGCCCGGAAGAAGCCGCCGTTCGGCATCGCCCAGGTCGGAAAGAGCTTCCGGAACGAGATCACCCCCGGCAACTTCATCTTTCGGACCCGCGAGTTCGAGCAGATGGAGATGGAGTTCTTCGTCGCGCCCGGCTCGGACGAGGACTGGCACGAGTACTGGCTGAAGGCCCGCTGGGACTGGTACACCGGCCTCGGACTGAACCCGGACAACATGCGGTTCTACGAGCACCCGAAGGAAAAACTCAGCCACTACTCGAAGCGCACCGTCGACATCGAGTACAAGTTCAACTTCGGTGGCAAGGAGTTCGACGAGCTCGAAGGCATCGCGAACCGCACCGACTTCGACCTGACCACGCACTCGAAGCACTCCGGCGCCGACCTGTCGTACTTCGACCAGGAAAAGGGCGAGCGCTGGACCCCGTACGTGATCGAGCCCGCGGCCGGCCTGACCCGGAACGTGCTCGCCTTCCTGCTGGACGCGTACACCGAGGACGAGGCGCCGAACGCGAAGGGCGGCGTCGACAAGCGGACCGTGCTGCGCTTCGACCCGCGGCTCGCGCCGGTCAAGGCCGCCGTCCTGCCACTGTCCCGGAACGCCGACCTGTCCCCGAAGGCCCGCGACCTGGCCGCCGAGCTGCGGCGGAACTGGAACGTCGACTTCGACGACGCCGGCGCGATCGGCCGCCGCTACCGCCGCCAGGACGAGATCGGTACGCCGTACTGCATCACCGTCGACTTCGACACTCTGGAGGACCAGGCGGTGACGATCCGGGAACGCGACTCGATGAAGCAGGAGCGGGTCGCGCTGACCGAGGTCACCGGCTACCTCGCCCAGCATCTGGTGGGTTGCTGA
- a CDS encoding YibE/F family protein, with product MASRNVGRRRAAPRGNRFRKLDIPSGHGHGHGHGDHVVDTSVVDSDAVVARRVRIVVAAVLIPLLTAAVVMMIVMWPGSGVKVSSYQTETARGEVTALKACADAKDQCDEATVKLTSGPDQGKTAPIQVPKAGQSPIPVKVGQTLMLGVQSDARTIADRYQYVDHDRSKPLLVLVAIFAVAVVALSRWRGFAALVALAVTAVMLTQFILPAILKGSNPLVVAVVGGSVIMAIALFLTHGINAESSIALSGTIAALGLTVVLGWFFTKFCQLSGLASEGASAAKQFAPHIDLTGLLVAGMVIGALGVLDDVTVTQAAAVWELSAANPAAKRRELLGAGLRIGRTHVASVVNTLVLAYAGASLPILLVFAIQDLPAQTVLSTELVAVEVVRGLVGSLGIIAAVPLTTALAAMAVADRSRNLVAAVE from the coding sequence ATGGCCAGCCGCAACGTCGGGAGGCGGCGTGCCGCCCCCCGGGGCAACCGTTTCCGCAAGCTCGACATTCCCTCGGGCCACGGGCACGGTCATGGGCACGGCGACCACGTCGTCGACACCTCGGTGGTGGATTCGGACGCCGTGGTGGCCCGCCGGGTGCGGATCGTGGTCGCGGCGGTGCTGATCCCGTTGCTGACCGCGGCCGTGGTGATGATGATCGTGATGTGGCCGGGCAGCGGCGTGAAGGTCAGCTCGTACCAGACCGAGACCGCGCGCGGTGAGGTGACCGCGCTGAAGGCCTGCGCGGACGCGAAGGATCAGTGCGACGAGGCGACGGTCAAGCTGACCTCCGGCCCGGACCAGGGCAAGACCGCGCCGATCCAGGTGCCGAAGGCCGGGCAGTCACCGATACCGGTCAAGGTCGGGCAGACGCTGATGCTCGGCGTCCAGAGCGACGCGCGGACGATCGCGGACCGGTACCAGTACGTCGACCACGACCGGAGCAAGCCGCTGCTGGTCCTGGTGGCGATCTTCGCGGTCGCGGTGGTGGCGCTGTCGCGGTGGCGTGGGTTCGCGGCGCTGGTCGCGCTGGCGGTGACCGCGGTGATGCTGACCCAGTTCATCCTGCCGGCGATCCTGAAGGGGTCGAATCCGCTCGTGGTCGCGGTCGTCGGTGGGTCGGTGATCATGGCGATAGCGCTGTTCCTGACCCATGGCATCAACGCGGAGAGTTCGATCGCGCTGTCCGGCACGATCGCCGCGCTCGGGCTGACGGTGGTGCTCGGCTGGTTCTTCACCAAGTTCTGCCAGCTCAGCGGGCTGGCCTCCGAGGGCGCGTCCGCGGCCAAACAGTTCGCGCCGCACATCGACCTGACCGGGCTGCTGGTGGCCGGCATGGTGATCGGTGCGCTCGGGGTGCTCGACGACGTCACGGTCACCCAGGCAGCGGCGGTCTGGGAGCTCTCCGCGGCGAATCCGGCGGCAAAACGCCGTGAACTGCTCGGCGCGGGGTTGCGCATCGGCCGGACCCACGTCGCCTCGGTGGTGAACACGCTCGTCCTCGCGTACGCCGGTGCGTCGTTGCCGATCCTGCTGGTCTTCGCGATCCAGGATCTGCCGGCCCAGACCGTGCTGTCCACCGAACTGGTCGCGGTGGAAGTGGTCCGCGGTCTGGTCGGCAGCCTCGGCATCATCGCCGCCGTCCCGCTCACCACCGCGCTGGCCGCGATGGCGGTCGCGGACCGCTCCCGCAACCTGGTGGCCGCTGTCGAGTAG
- a CDS encoding TetR/AcrR family transcriptional regulator, producing MPRQRTGDTRARIQQAALDLFAERGVRQTSLRDIAERLGVTKPALYYHFASREDLLNSLVEPMVKDFEAYAAELRAAAPIQPKELLGSYFDLGYRHRTVIRLAIRDLSVLQELNLADRFIEWRGALGELLVGSNPSLSDVVRCMVALGGLSDCAVMIDHEPVSELRAAAVEAAYDSLGRP from the coding sequence ATGCCGAGACAACGGACCGGTGACACCCGGGCGCGGATTCAGCAGGCCGCGCTCGACCTGTTCGCCGAGCGTGGCGTGCGGCAGACCAGCCTGCGCGACATCGCCGAGCGCCTCGGCGTCACCAAACCGGCGCTGTACTACCACTTCGCGTCCCGCGAGGACCTGCTGAACAGCCTGGTCGAGCCGATGGTCAAGGACTTCGAGGCGTACGCGGCCGAGCTCCGCGCCGCCGCGCCGATCCAGCCGAAGGAACTGCTCGGCTCGTACTTCGACCTCGGCTACCGGCACCGGACGGTGATCCGGCTGGCGATCCGCGACCTGTCGGTGCTGCAGGAACTGAACCTCGCCGACCGCTTCATCGAGTGGCGCGGCGCCCTCGGCGAACTGCTCGTCGGCAGCAACCCGTCACTGTCCGACGTGGTCCGCTGCATGGTCGCGCTCGGCGGACTCTCCGACTGCGCGGTGATGATCGACCACGAGCCGGTGTCCGAGCTCCGCGCCGCCGCGGTCGAGGCAGCCTACGACAGCCTCGGCCGCCCGTAA
- a CDS encoding FAD-dependent monooxygenase: MKVLISGASVAGPVLAHWLHRYGFEPTIVERTPALRHGLGGHAVDLFSSAAEVTRRMGCWDAIDAARTRLDSLTIERFGKRPVQVDLGRMYAGLSSSHVEILRGELTRILYGTTRDSTEYLFGDSIATMSDDGTGVDVTFDSGTERRFDLVVGADGLHSNVRRLAFGPEGPLHRPLGGYLAVFSMPDLFGLGNRTLAHLSVGKLVGIYGVRQTGLTRAGFLFRAPELQYDYRDKNEQKALLAKEFGDYGWKVPQLLQHLDAAEDFYFDSISQITLDSWYRGRIGLVGDAGYCPGPAVGGGTSLAVVSAYVLAGELAAARSDLQSGLRNYERIIRPLADLSRRISPKVMGTIIPGGSLALRLMPHAAAVLPKLPTAVQRLIWSQNAVGKAISSVPLPDYSDLTRLPV, translated from the coding sequence ATGAAGGTCCTGATCTCGGGTGCGAGCGTGGCCGGTCCGGTACTCGCGCACTGGCTGCACCGGTACGGGTTCGAGCCGACGATCGTCGAACGCACGCCCGCGCTCCGGCACGGGCTCGGCGGGCACGCGGTGGACCTGTTCAGCTCGGCCGCCGAGGTCACCCGCCGGATGGGCTGCTGGGACGCGATCGACGCGGCCCGCACCCGCCTGGACTCGCTGACGATCGAACGGTTCGGCAAGCGGCCGGTCCAGGTCGATCTCGGCCGGATGTACGCGGGCCTGTCCAGCAGCCACGTCGAGATCCTCCGCGGCGAACTCACCCGCATCCTGTACGGCACCACTCGCGACAGCACCGAGTACTTGTTCGGAGACTCGATCGCGACGATGTCCGACGACGGCACCGGCGTCGACGTCACGTTCGACTCGGGTACGGAGCGCCGGTTCGACCTGGTCGTCGGCGCCGACGGATTGCACTCGAACGTACGCCGCCTCGCCTTCGGCCCGGAGGGACCGTTGCACCGCCCACTCGGCGGGTACCTGGCTGTCTTCTCGATGCCGGACCTCTTCGGCCTGGGCAACCGAACACTCGCCCACCTGTCGGTCGGCAAGCTGGTCGGCATCTACGGCGTACGCCAGACCGGACTGACCCGTGCGGGCTTCCTGTTCCGCGCGCCGGAGCTGCAGTACGACTACCGCGACAAGAACGAGCAGAAAGCCCTGCTGGCAAAGGAGTTCGGTGACTACGGCTGGAAGGTGCCGCAGCTACTGCAGCACCTGGACGCAGCCGAGGACTTCTACTTCGACTCGATCTCCCAGATCACTCTGGACAGCTGGTACCGCGGCCGGATCGGACTGGTCGGTGACGCCGGCTACTGCCCCGGCCCGGCAGTTGGTGGCGGTACGAGCCTTGCTGTCGTGTCCGCGTACGTTCTGGCCGGCGAACTCGCCGCAGCACGCAGTGACTTGCAGTCCGGCCTGCGGAACTACGAGCGGATCATCCGGCCACTCGCAGACCTGAGCCGACGCATCAGCCCGAAGGTGATGGGCACGATCATCCCCGGCGGATCATTGGCACTCCGGCTGATGCCACACGCGGCAGCAGTACTTCCGAAGCTGCCAACCGCAGTCCAACGACTAATCTGGTCCCAGAACGCAGTAGGTAAGGCAATCAGCTCAGTACCGCTCCCTGACTACAGCGACCTGACCAGACTGCCGGTCTAG